From the Polaribacter tangerinus genome, the window GGGTTTGCTTTTGGTGCAGCAAGTTTCATTGCTGCTGGAACTGCAATATAAGATGCACTAGCGGCTAAAATTGCCATAAGTAATCGGTTACCAATTTCATCTATGAAAAAACCACTAACAACAGCAATTAAACAGCCATTTATAATAGGAATAATGATTGCAAAAGAAAGTGTAAACCACCCTTTTTTTAACAGTGCTTTTAATTTTCCTCCACTGGTAATTCCCATATCTAATAAAAATACAGCTAAAAAACCTTTAAATAAATCTGTTGTAAATGGCTTAATACCTTCGGCTTGGGCATCATTTGTTAAATAACCTACTATTAAACTTCCTAAAATTAAAACAACACTTCCGTTTGTAAGCGAATGATGAATTACTTTTTTAAACGATGTTTTATTCTTTTTATCTTTAGAATAAAGGGCAATTAATAGAACACCTACAATAATTGAAGGAGCTTCCATTAGTGCCATTACTGCAACCATATGACCCCCAAACGGAATGTTAGACATTTCTAAAAAAGAAATGGTTGTTACGAATGTTACCGCACTTACAGAACCATAGGCAGAGGCAATTGCCCCTGAATTTTCTACACTTAATTTTAATCGTAATATATAGTAACAATAAACAGGGACTAATAAAGCCAAAACGACACCGAAAACCAAAGACCAAATTATTTCTGAAGTAATAACGCTGTGTGCTAATTCTTGCCCACCTTTAAAACCGATAGATAATAATAAATAAAGCGATATGAATTTTGACGAATTGTCTGGAATTTTTAAATCACTTTTTAGGTTTACCGCCAAAAGTCCTAGAAAAAAGAAAAGTAATGCTGGGTTTGTTAAATTGTCTACTAAATAATGTAAATCCATTTTTTAATTTGTTGTAAAGTAGAAAAAGTATTTTTAAATTTCTACTTCAGAGAATAAAATTAATTTTATAAAAAAATCAATCTATATTTTTGCTTTTAAGAGAATTTAAATATATGAAATGATTTTTTTTTATTTTTTTTAAACACAACAAAGAAATTAACTTTATTTCATATATTTTTATTTATATTTATTATAGTAATCATTTATATAATTTATGAACTATACTTTACATCAATTAGAAATTTTTAAAAAAATTGCAGAGTTAAAAAGTGTAACAAAAGCTTCTGAACAACTATTTTTATCGCAACCTGCAGTATCTATTCAGCTAAAAAATTTTCAGGAGCAATTTGGTATACCTCTTTTTGAAATTGTGGGTAGACGATTGTACATTACAGAGTTTGGCGAGGAGATAGCAGCGGCAGCAGCAAAAATTTTAAACGAAGTTGAGGCTATTAATTATAAATCGGCATTATTTGAAGGCCAATTGGCTGGTAAATTAAAAATAGCAATCGTATCTACTGCAAAATATGTAATGCCACATTTTTTGAGTGATTTTGTAAAACAAAATGAAATGGTAGATATTACCATGGCAGTTACTAATAAAATGTCTGTAATTAGAAGCTTAGAAGATAATGATTGTGATTTTGCTCTGGTGTCTACCATTCCTAAAAAACTAAATATAGAACGCATTGAACTAATGAGAAATAGGCTATATTTTGTAGCTGGAAAAAATTTTAAGTTTACTGAAAACAATTCCATCACCGAAGAGTTTAAAAATGCTTTATTTATTTTTAGAGAAAACGGTTCTGCTACCAGATTGGCAATGGAACGGTTTTTAGTTAAAAACAAAATTGAAGTATCTAGAAAAATGGAACTAAGTTCTAACGAAGCAGTAAAACAAGCAATTATTGCTGATTTAGGAATTTCTATTATGCCAATTATTGGTATAAGAAGCGAATTGGAAAAAGGAGAATTACAAATTTTAAAAGTACAAGGACTTCCGTTAGAAACTAATTGGAATATTATTTGGTTGAAAACTAAAAATCAATCTTTAGTTGCAAAAGCATTTAAAAACCATTTAGAAAAAAATAAAAATCAAATAATTGATAGTAAGTTTAAATGGTTTCGAAAAGTGAGTTATTAGGAAAATTTGATAGATTTTGATGGGTTAATTTTTGTAATGATTTGAGAGGGAATTAATAGCATTAAAAAACATAATAACAAGGTACCCAAGTTTAATAATACAATTTCGAGTATAGATATTTTAACTGGCAACACATTCACATAATAAGTGGCCGGGTTTAAAGTAATTATTTCGAAAAAATACTGTAAAAATATTATAAGTAAACCAATTAAATTTCCCCAAAAAAGTCCTTTTATAATTAAATAAGTAGCGTTGTACAGAAATATCTTTCGGATACTAGTATTATAACTTCCCAACGCTTTTAAAAGCCCTATCATTGGTACGCGTTCTAAAATTAAAACTAATAAAGCTGTTATCATATTTATACCTGCAATAAGAATCATAATTGCAATTATAAACCATACATTATTATCGAAAAGCTGAATCCATTCGAAAACGGTTGCATAACTTTCTTTGATAGTTTTTGCGTTTAAAGTGGCTCCTATTGCCGAATAAATTTCTGAGCCTTTTTGGTCTATGGCTTCAAAATCATCTAACACAACTTCAAAACCACCTACTTCATTTTCCGACCAATTTAACAATCGCTGAACTTCTCTAAGGTCTCCAATCATCATATTTTTATCGAACTGAGAAAAACCAGAGTCATAAATTCCAACAATCGTATAATTTCTGTTAGAGGGAATGGTACTTTCTACCGATTTTAAAAAAGTAGCTTTTACAACATCATTAAGGTTTAATTGCAAACGATTTGTTAAGGTTTTAGAAAGTAAAATTTCTGTATTTCTATCTTGGTTAAAATTTGGTAATCGTCCTTCAATAATGTATTCTTTAAAAAGTGACCAATCATAATCTGAAGAAACGCCTTTAAAAATAATTCCTTCAAAATCTGAATCTGTTCTTAAAATTCCTGCTTTATAAGCATAGACTTGTACATTTTTAATTCCTTTTACAGCATTGAAATTGGGGTAAAAATCTTGATTTTTATCAATTGAAGTTGTAGAAACATCCGAATTATTTTGATCATAATTTACAATTTGAACATGCCCTTTAAAAGCGGCCATCTTATCACGAATTTTTGACTGCAATCCACCAGCAGTTGCTACTGCAATTAGCATAATAATAATTCCCAATGAAATAGCGGTAATGGCAATTTTTATTATTGGAGATGAAATACTATTTTTATACTTTTTACCGGCAATAATGCGTTTTGCAATAAATAACTCGTAATTCAATTTAATGATAAAATTAATTCACTTCAAAAGTACATATTTATTCTTATTTCTTTTGTTCAATTTTCAGCTGATTTCATGTAATTCAAAAGTA encodes:
- a CDS encoding LysR family transcriptional regulator, which encodes MNYTLHQLEIFKKIAELKSVTKASEQLFLSQPAVSIQLKNFQEQFGIPLFEIVGRRLYITEFGEEIAAAAAKILNEVEAINYKSALFEGQLAGKLKIAIVSTAKYVMPHFLSDFVKQNEMVDITMAVTNKMSVIRSLEDNDCDFALVSTIPKKLNIERIELMRNRLYFVAGKNFKFTENNSITEEFKNALFIFRENGSATRLAMERFLVKNKIEVSRKMELSSNEAVKQAIIADLGISIMPIIGIRSELEKGELQILKVQGLPLETNWNIIWLKTKNQSLVAKAFKNHLEKNKNQIIDSKFKWFRKVSY
- a CDS encoding ABC transporter permease, with the translated sequence MNYELFIAKRIIAGKKYKNSISSPIIKIAITAISLGIIIMLIAVATAGGLQSKIRDKMAAFKGHVQIVNYDQNNSDVSTTSIDKNQDFYPNFNAVKGIKNVQVYAYKAGILRTDSDFEGIIFKGVSSDYDWSLFKEYIIEGRLPNFNQDRNTEILLSKTLTNRLQLNLNDVVKATFLKSVESTIPSNRNYTIVGIYDSGFSQFDKNMMIGDLREVQRLLNWSENEVGGFEVVLDDFEAIDQKGSEIYSAIGATLNAKTIKESYATVFEWIQLFDNNVWFIIAIMILIAGINMITALLVLILERVPMIGLLKALGSYNTSIRKIFLYNATYLIIKGLFWGNLIGLLIIFLQYFFEIITLNPATYYVNVLPVKISILEIVLLNLGTLLLCFLMLLIPSQIITKINPSKSIKFS
- a CDS encoding sodium-dependent bicarbonate transport family permease — protein: MDLHYLVDNLTNPALLFFFLGLLAVNLKSDLKIPDNSSKFISLYLLLSIGFKGGQELAHSVITSEIIWSLVFGVVLALLVPVYCYYILRLKLSVENSGAIASAYGSVSAVTFVTTISFLEMSNIPFGGHMVAVMALMEAPSIIVGVLLIALYSKDKKNKTSFKKVIHHSLTNGSVVLILGSLIVGYLTNDAQAEGIKPFTTDLFKGFLAVFLLDMGITSGGKLKALLKKGWFTLSFAIIIPIINGCLIAVVSGFFIDEIGNRLLMAILAASASYIAVPAAMKLAAPKANPGLYIPMALAITFPFNITLGMPLYLAIIEAF